One window of Medicago truncatula cultivar Jemalong A17 chromosome 2, MtrunA17r5.0-ANR, whole genome shotgun sequence genomic DNA carries:
- the LOC25488226 gene encoding potassium transporter 10: MASPLEIDEENDNKGSMWDLQQKFDQPMDAEAGRLKNMYREKKFSALLLLQLAYQSLGVVYGDLGTSPLYVFYNTFPYGVDDSEKVIGALSLIIYSLTLVPLLKYVFIVLRANDNGQGGTLALYSLLCRHANIKIIPNQHRTDEKLTTYSRTTFQEKSFAAKTQRWLEQHKFIKSTILILVLVGTCMVIGDGILAPAISVLSAAGGIKVNKPEVDSGVVVLVAVVILVGLFSIQRYGTDRVGWLFAPIVLLWFLLIGGIGIYNLWRFGGSVLRAFSPLYVYRYLRDGHKDSWLSLGGILLSITGTEALFADLANFPVSSVQIAFTLVVFPCLLLAYSGQAAYLVNNLHHSQDVFYRCIPEKIYWPVFVIATLAAVVASQATITATFSVIKQALAHGCFPRVKVVHTSKKFLGQIYIPDINWILMVLCIAVTAGFKNQNQIGNAYGTAVVLVMLVTTLLMILVMILVWHCHWILVVAFTGLSLIVECTYFSAVLFKINQGGWAPLAIAGVFLIVMYVWHYVTVKRYEFELHSKVSMAWILGLGPSLGLVRVPGIGLVYTELARGVPHIFSHFITNLPAIHSVVVFICVKYLPVYTVPEEERFLVKRIGPKNYHIFRCVARYGYKDLHKKDDDFEKKLFENLFMFVRLESMMEGCSDSEYSPCEPQTEQSRDFILNNNGNTTSLSNTDYSISSVDSIVPARSPTNVNVTFQSSNSHRTEVDELEFLNNSREAGVVHILGNTVVRASRDSRFYKKIVVDYIYAFLRKICRENSVIFNIPHESLLNVGQVFYV; this comes from the exons ATGGCTTCACCGTTAGAGATTGATGAAGAGAATGATAACAAAGGTAGTATGTGGGATTTGCAACAGAAATTTGACCAGCCAATGGATGCAGAAGCAGGAAGGCTCAAAAATATGTACAGAGAAAAA AAGTTTTCTGCGCTGTTGCTTCTACAACTGGCATATCAAAGTCTTGGTGTCGTTTATGGAGATCTGGGAACTTCACCCTTATACGTTTTCTATAACACATTTCCTTATGGAGTTGATGATTCGGAGAAAGTGATTGGAGCTCTTTCTTTGATCATATACTCTCTTACTCTTGTGCCACTGCTCAAATATGTTTTCATTGTATTAAGAGCAAATGACAATGGTCAAG GCGGAACACTGGCTCTTTATTCCTTGCTTTGCCGACATGCAAATATAAAGATCATTCCCAACCAGCATCGTACCGATGAAAAGTTGACAACATATAGCCGGACTACCTTCCAAGAGAAGTCATTTGCTGCTAAAACTCAGAGATGGTTAGAGCAACACAAATTTATTAAAAGTACCATTCTTATTCTTGTCCTTGTTGGTACCTGCATGGTGATTGGAGATGGTATTCTTGCCCCAGCTATATCTG TTTTATCTGCTGCTGGTGGCATCAAGGTAAACAAACCCGAAGTCGATAGCG GAGTAGTTGTGCTGGTTGCTGTTGTAATATTAGTTGGACTATTCAGCATACAACGTTATGGTACAGATAGAGTTGGTTGGCTCTTTGCTCCAATTGTTCTGCTTTGGTTTCTTCTTATTGGAGGTATAGGTATTTACAATTTGTGGAGATTTGGTGGCAGTGTCTTAAGAGCCTTTTCGCCTCTCTACGTGTATCGGTATCTAAGAGACGGACACAAAGATAGTTGGCTTTCCCTTGGTGGAATCTTGCTTAGCATAACag GGACAGAAGCTCTTTTTGCCGACTTAGCCAATTTTCCAGTGTCATCTGTACAAATTGCATTTACTCTCGTGGTGTTTCCTTGCCTTCTTTTAGCATATTCTGGACAGGCTGCATATCTGGTGAATAACTTGCATCATTCACAAGATGTGTTTTACCGTTGTATTCCAG AAAAAATATACTGGCCGGTATTTGTAATTGCCACGCTAGCAGCAGTAGTTGCAAGCCAAGCCACAATCACCGCAACCTTTTCAGTCATCAAGCAAGCCCTTGCTCATGGATGTTTCCCAAGAGTCAAAGTTGTGCATACATCAAAGAAATTCCTCGGCCAGATATATATTCCAGATATCAATTGGATCCTTATGGTTCTTTGCATTGCTGTTACTGCtggttttaaaaatcaaaaccagATTGGAAATGCTTATG GCACTGCAGTTGTGTTAGTCATGCTGGTGACAACACTGCTGATGATTTTGGTCATGATATTAGTTTGGCACTGCCATTGGATTCTCGTTGTTGCGTTCACTGGCTTATCATTGATTGTGGAATGCACATATTTTTCGGCTGTACTCTTCAAAATCAATCAAGGTGGCTGGGCACCCCTTGCAATTGCCGGAGTATTTCTGATTGTTATGTATGTTTGGCATTACGTTACAGTGAAGCGCTACGAGTTTGAATTGCATAGCAAAGTCTCAATGGCATGGATTCTCGGGCTCGGTCCCAGTTTAGGACTAGTTCGTGTCCCTGGAATCGGCCTAGTCTACACAGAGCTTGCAAGGGGAGTTCCCCACATATTTTCTCATTTCATTACAAACCTACCAGCGATCCATTCCGTTGTTGTTTTCATTTGTGTGAAATATCTTCCTGTCTACACAGTCCCAGAAGAAGAGCGGTTCCTTGTCAAGCGTATTGGACCAAAGAATTACCACATTTTTCGTTGTGTGGCACGATATGGATATAAAGACCTACATAAGAAAGACGATGATTTCGAGAAAAAACTCTTTGAAAACCTTTTCATGTTTGTTCGACTCGAGTCAATGATGGAAGGTTGCTCGGATTCGGAATACAGTCCATGTGAACCACAAACCGAACAATCGAGAGATTTCATATTGAATAACAATGGAAACACAACTTCATTGAGCAATACGGATTATTCAATTTCATCAGTAGATTCAATAGTTCCTGCTAGATCACCAACAAATGTGAATGTTACTTTTCAATCCTCTAATAGTCACCGTACTGAGGTTGATGAACTTGAATTTTTAAACAACTCTAGAGAAGCTGGTGTTGTTCATATACTAGGAAACACAGTTGTGAGGGCTAGTAGGGATTCAAGATTCTACAAGAAAATAGTTGttgattatatatatgcatttcttaGGAAGATATGCAGAGAAAATAGTGTGATATTCAATATTCCTCATGAGAGTCTCTTAAATGTTGGTCAAGTTTTCTATGTATAG